A DNA window from Anaerocolumna sp. AGMB13020 contains the following coding sequences:
- the hypF gene encoding carbamoyltransferase HypF, whose protein sequence is MDKRKKGIVIKRILVYGIVQGVGFRPFVYSLAKRLEIVGGVCNLGGIVEIIAAALEEVHKEFLEELRNEEGKDYEIHAIEAEKITKEQLTREQLAVYESGEFVISASTNNIQGFSLTPDIGLCENCASELADKLNRRYRHPFISCAACGPRYTILEHTPYDRNTTVMKEFSMCDACNHEYTAASDRRFHAETISCMECGPVLRWEENAGEISASSFRAEGETALAEAIKVIRSGGIAAVKGIGGFHYICSPFLNETVQKLRLLKGREKKPFALCFPDMETLKAYTQVNKEEEKLLRSKARPIVLLYEKERRISDGVSGESIYLGAFLPYTPIQLLLTKELGPLIMTSANLSGKPIIRENSEILSLNSPYLNGVLYHDRKILRSVDDSVVKVINKKRQIIRRSRGYAPYPVLLPEGNAEIFAAGGDLKASFCLYKGGRAVMSQYFGDLEEYDILREYQKAYEDLKALLFLSPKLAVCDMHPGYHSTEFARGLALPVLRVQHHHAHIASVMAEHDLKGKVLGIAFDGTGYGMDGNVWGGEFLLCEGGEFTRVGHLSYTPLMGGDASQKDAGKTALCYLLAEGLSEVIKDDRSAMIKAALIHSTNTVLSSSMGRLFDGVSALLGICSESRYEGEAAVLLEQEGRKALMAEIAPVFMEFDITEDNGIYQMKPGGVIRRLAASKATEDRGALSLGFHYAIAEAVLRICNSLSRKEDISAVALSGGVFANSLLLERVTQRLSEQGFQVYRNEAVSPGDGGISLGQTYIGLKRYEKISGRDIIG, encoded by the coding sequence GTGGATAAAAGGAAAAAAGGAATTGTTATAAAAAGGATATTGGTATACGGAATTGTGCAAGGGGTGGGTTTCCGCCCTTTTGTATATTCTCTGGCAAAGAGGCTTGAAATTGTTGGTGGTGTCTGTAATCTGGGCGGTATTGTAGAGATAATCGCGGCTGCTTTGGAAGAAGTGCATAAGGAATTTCTGGAGGAACTAAGGAACGAAGAAGGAAAAGACTATGAAATCCATGCCATCGAAGCAGAAAAGATTACAAAGGAGCAACTAACCAGGGAACAGCTTGCTGTGTATGAAAGCGGTGAATTTGTTATTAGTGCCAGTACTAATAATATACAAGGCTTTTCTCTTACACCGGATATTGGTTTATGTGAGAACTGTGCGTCTGAATTAGCGGACAAACTTAACAGAAGATACCGGCATCCCTTTATCAGCTGTGCAGCCTGCGGGCCCAGATATACCATACTGGAGCACACCCCTTATGACAGAAATACCACAGTAATGAAGGAATTTTCCATGTGTGATGCCTGTAACCATGAATATACGGCAGCTTCTGACAGGCGGTTCCATGCTGAAACCATATCCTGCATGGAATGCGGACCTGTTCTTCGGTGGGAGGAAAACGCAGGGGAGATATCAGCCAGTTCGTTCAGGGCTGAGGGAGAAACTGCTTTGGCTGAGGCAATAAAGGTAATCAGGTCGGGAGGTATAGCAGCAGTTAAAGGAATAGGGGGTTTTCATTATATATGTTCTCCTTTTTTAAATGAAACAGTACAGAAGCTTCGTCTGCTGAAAGGGCGGGAGAAGAAACCCTTTGCGCTCTGTTTTCCGGATATGGAAACTCTTAAAGCTTATACTCAGGTAAACAAAGAGGAGGAAAAACTGCTTCGCAGTAAGGCAAGGCCAATTGTGCTTTTATATGAGAAGGAGAGAAGAATTTCAGATGGGGTCAGTGGAGAGAGCATTTATCTTGGAGCCTTTCTTCCGTATACACCGATTCAGCTCTTATTAACGAAAGAGCTTGGGCCACTTATTATGACCAGTGCCAACTTATCGGGAAAACCAATCATACGAGAGAACAGTGAGATACTCTCCCTTAACTCTCCTTATCTGAATGGAGTATTATATCATGATCGTAAGATTCTGCGTTCTGTGGATGATTCTGTGGTGAAAGTAATAAATAAGAAACGTCAGATCATACGAAGAAGCAGGGGGTATGCCCCTTATCCAGTCTTACTGCCTGAAGGCAATGCAGAAATATTTGCAGCCGGAGGAGACCTAAAAGCGTCCTTTTGTCTTTATAAGGGTGGAAGAGCAGTAATGTCTCAATATTTTGGCGATTTAGAGGAATATGATATCTTAAGGGAATACCAAAAAGCATATGAGGACTTAAAGGCTCTTCTCTTCCTTTCACCAAAGCTAGCAGTCTGTGACATGCATCCGGGCTACCATTCCACAGAATTTGCCAGGGGATTGGCGCTTCCGGTGCTGCGAGTTCAGCATCATCATGCCCATATAGCTTCTGTTATGGCTGAACATGATCTTAAGGGTAAGGTACTTGGTATTGCTTTTGATGGAACCGGTTATGGGATGGACGGGAATGTTTGGGGTGGGGAATTCCTGCTTTGTGAGGGTGGAGAATTTACAAGAGTGGGACACTTAAGTTATACACCTTTAATGGGAGGGGATGCTTCTCAGAAGGATGCGGGAAAGACTGCTCTTTGTTATCTTCTGGCAGAGGGGCTTTCAGAGGTTATAAAGGATGACAGGAGTGCCATGATCAAAGCAGCTTTAATCCATAGTACAAATACGGTACTTTCCTCCAGTATGGGAAGACTCTTTGATGGGGTTTCGGCTTTGCTTGGGATCTGTTCAGAGAGCAGGTATGAGGGAGAAGCCGCAGTGCTGCTGGAGCAGGAGGGCAGGAAAGCTCTGATGGCGGAAATTGCACCTGTCTTTATGGAATTTGATATAACAGAGGATAACGGAATATATCAGATGAAGCCAGGTGGTGTGATTCGTAGACTTGCAGCTTCCAAAGCTACAGAGGACAGAGGAGCATTATCCCTTGGATTTCATTATGCTATAGCGGAAGCAGTACTACGTATCTGCAACAGTCTTAGCCGGAAAGAAGATATTTCTGCGGTTGCCCTTAGCGGAGGAGTCTTTGCAAATTCCTTGCTGCTAGAGAGGGTAACTCAACGTCTGTCAGAGCAGGGGTTTCAGGTATATCGTAATGAAGCGGTATCCCCGGGGGATGGAGGCATCAGCCTTGGTCAGACATATATAGGATTAAAGAGGTATGAGAAAATATCAGGTAGAGATATAATAGGCTAA
- the hypB gene encoding hydrogenase nickel incorporation protein HypB, with product MEATKEIEIMQSVYDKNDEVAAKTKENFTNKGIFAVNVMGAPGVGKTSSLVQIIKGLENITSYVIEGDIEADFDTRLLQSLGVEAIQINTGGACHLDSPLIKKAAGELDLAPGVLFIENIGNLVCPAEFQIGEHVKLLIGSVTEGSDKPYKYPLAYEKADIILLNKCDLLPYVDFDEEFFLKGVRALNKTAPVIKVSARSKEGYEEVVQWIKGKKELL from the coding sequence ATGGAAGCGACAAAAGAAATTGAAATCATGCAGTCTGTTTATGATAAAAACGATGAAGTAGCTGCTAAAACCAAAGAGAATTTTACCAATAAAGGTATATTTGCAGTGAATGTTATGGGAGCTCCGGGAGTAGGAAAGACTTCTTCCCTGGTACAGATTATAAAGGGGTTGGAGAATATCACCTCCTATGTAATAGAAGGGGACATCGAAGCAGATTTTGATACCAGGCTGTTACAGTCCTTAGGAGTGGAAGCCATTCAGATAAATACAGGAGGAGCCTGCCATCTGGACTCACCCCTGATAAAAAAGGCAGCAGGAGAACTTGACCTGGCACCTGGTGTTTTGTTTATTGAAAATATCGGAAATCTGGTGTGTCCGGCAGAATTTCAGATTGGAGAGCATGTAAAACTGTTAATCGGTTCTGTAACCGAAGGAAGCGATAAGCCTTATAAATATCCCCTTGCTTATGAGAAAGCAGATATCATATTGCTGAATAAATGTGATTTGCTGCCCTATGTGGATTTTGATGAAGAATTTTTCTTAAAAGGAGTACGTGCTTTAAATAAGACAGCCCCTGTAATCAAGGTATCTGCCAGAAGCAAAGAAGGCTATGAGGAAGTAGTTCAGTGGATAAAAGGAAAAAAGGAATTGTTATAA
- a CDS encoding hydrogenase maturation nickel metallochaperone HypA/HybF produces the protein MHEYPVTQRIIEMAEEYLKKNQGTSVEQINLVVGDYSGYVADSINLYFDIIAEGSPCENAKLNIERVKPKLKCTSCQAYFERKPFSFECPYCKGAGEPTEIGKEFYLKSIEIR, from the coding sequence ATGCATGAATATCCGGTAACACAAAGAATAATTGAAATGGCAGAGGAGTACCTGAAAAAAAATCAGGGAACCTCTGTGGAACAGATAAATCTGGTAGTAGGAGATTACTCCGGTTATGTGGCAGATTCCATAAATCTGTATTTTGATATCATAGCTGAAGGGTCTCCCTGCGAAAATGCGAAATTAAATATCGAAAGGGTTAAACCGAAGCTTAAATGCACCTCCTGTCAGGCGTATTTTGAACGAAAGCCCTTCTCCTTTGAGTGCCCCTATTGTAAAGGAGCAGGAGAACCTACAGAGATAGGAAAAGAATTCTATCTCAAATCCATTGAAATCAGGTAG
- a CDS encoding 4Fe-4S binding protein, with amino-acid sequence MAILNMTKTLIKSLFHGPYTRLYPLKEKDKYERTRGKIEINMPQCIYCGMCQRRCPTGAILVSKADASWEIDRLKCIQCGYCSEVCPKKCLTMDNHYTTPSYGESKDQYTNA; translated from the coding sequence ATGGCGATACTAAATATGACGAAAACCCTTATTAAGAGCTTGTTTCACGGGCCTTACACCCGTCTTTATCCATTGAAGGAAAAAGATAAATATGAACGCACCAGAGGCAAGATAGAAATCAATATGCCCCAGTGCATTTACTGCGGGATGTGCCAGAGACGCTGCCCCACAGGAGCAATTCTGGTAAGCAAAGCAGATGCCTCCTGGGAAATCGACCGCTTAAAATGCATCCAATGCGGTTACTGCAGTGAGGTATGTCCCAAGAAATGCCTGACAATGGATAATCACTACACAACTCCATCCTATGGGGAGTCTAAGGATCAATATACCAATGCATGA
- a CDS encoding hydrogenase large subunit: protein MSDRTVIPFGPQHPVLPEPIHLDLVLEDETVVEAIPQIGYIHRGLEKLVEKKDFQQYTFVAERICGICSFMHGMGYCMSLESIMDVKIPDRADFLRTIWAELSRMHSHLLWLGLLADAFGFESLFMHSWRLREQVLDIFEETTGGRVIFSVCEIGGVKKDISSETLKKINETMYVIEKELTELTTVFFKDSSVKYRTKGVGVLSKQLAFELGAVGPMGKASGLNFDMRTQGYAAYKHLNFAPVIDTEGDSYARTSVRIKEIFQSIDLIRQAISLIPEGDIKVKVTGNPNGEHFTRVEQPRGEVIYYTKANGTKFLDRVRVRTPTFANVPALLETLKGCSLADVPILILTIDPCISCTER from the coding sequence ATGAGCGACCGTACTGTAATCCCCTTTGGCCCCCAGCATCCGGTACTGCCGGAACCTATTCATCTGGATCTGGTACTTGAGGATGAGACCGTAGTGGAGGCCATTCCTCAGATTGGATATATTCACAGAGGCCTTGAGAAGCTGGTGGAGAAAAAAGATTTTCAGCAATATACCTTTGTAGCGGAAAGAATCTGCGGAATCTGTTCTTTTATGCATGGAATGGGTTACTGTATGTCCCTTGAAAGCATCATGGACGTAAAGATACCCGACAGAGCAGATTTTCTGCGTACTATCTGGGCAGAGCTGTCCAGAATGCACAGCCATCTTCTGTGGCTGGGACTATTGGCAGATGCTTTTGGCTTTGAAAGCTTGTTTATGCATTCCTGGCGTTTAAGAGAGCAGGTACTTGATATTTTCGAAGAGACCACCGGCGGACGAGTGATTTTCTCAGTCTGTGAAATCGGTGGGGTTAAGAAAGACATCAGTTCAGAGACCTTAAAGAAGATTAATGAAACCATGTATGTTATTGAGAAGGAATTGACAGAGCTTACTACCGTGTTCTTTAAGGATTCCTCTGTAAAATATCGAACCAAAGGTGTGGGAGTCTTATCAAAACAGTTGGCTTTTGAACTTGGAGCAGTAGGGCCTATGGGAAAAGCCAGTGGTTTGAACTTTGATATGAGAACCCAGGGTTATGCAGCCTATAAGCACCTTAATTTTGCACCGGTAATTGATACGGAAGGAGATTCCTATGCAAGAACCAGTGTCCGTATCAAGGAGATCTTTCAGTCCATTGACCTTATAAGGCAGGCTATCAGCTTAATACCGGAAGGAGATATTAAGGTTAAGGTAACCGGAAATCCCAATGGAGAGCACTTTACCAGAGTAGAACAGCCAAGAGGAGAGGTGATTTATTATACCAAAGCCAACGGAACAAAATTCCTTGACAGAGTAAGGGTTAGAACACCGACCTTTGCCAATGTCCCGGCACTGTTAGAAACACTCAAAGGCTGCTCACTGGCAGATGTACCTATTCTGATATTGACCATAGATCCCTGTATCAGCTGTACCGAAAGGTAG
- a CDS encoding NADH-quinone oxidoreductase subunit C → MEQNIKEIQPGELLTHVVHYKHEGYRLVAISATTKDGIELSYSFDKEYDFIHLRLIIDSTTEIESISSLYSYAFLYENEIKELFGVPIKDISIDFNNQLYRIPIATPFAAKEEKA, encoded by the coding sequence ATGGAACAGAATATTAAGGAAATACAACCGGGGGAACTGCTTACCCACGTTGTACATTATAAACATGAAGGGTATCGCCTGGTAGCAATATCAGCAACTACAAAAGACGGAATAGAGCTAAGCTATTCCTTTGACAAAGAGTATGACTTTATACATCTGAGACTGATCATTGACAGCACTACTGAGATTGAGAGTATCAGCTCCCTCTATTCCTACGCATTTCTATATGAGAATGAGATCAAGGAATTATTCGGAGTTCCGATAAAAGATATTTCCATCGATTTCAACAATCAGCTGTACCGTATACCGATAGCTACACCATTTGCCGCAAAGGAGGAAAAAGCATGA
- a CDS encoding NADH-quinone oxidoreductase subunit B family protein, which produces MNFIKKSPWILHYDGSSCNGCDIEVLACLTPLYDVERFGIINTGNPKHADILLITGSVNEQNIPIVKQLYEQMPEPKVVVAVGICATSGGIFAECYNIVGGVDKVLPVDVYVPGCAARPESIIDGVVKALAILDEKQKILSGKKALAK; this is translated from the coding sequence ATGAATTTTATAAAAAAATCACCCTGGATATTACATTATGACGGTTCCAGCTGCAACGGCTGTGATATTGAAGTGTTAGCCTGTCTTACGCCCCTTTATGACGTAGAGCGATTTGGCATAATCAATACCGGAAATCCCAAACATGCGGATATCCTTTTGATAACTGGAAGTGTAAATGAACAGAATATACCCATTGTAAAACAGCTCTATGAGCAGATGCCTGAGCCCAAAGTTGTGGTAGCAGTGGGAATCTGTGCCACCTCTGGTGGAATCTTTGCTGAATGCTATAACATTGTCGGCGGTGTAGACAAAGTACTGCCCGTTGATGTATATGTACCGGGTTGTGCGGCCCGTCCGGAGTCTATTATTGACGGAGTAGTGAAAGCTCTTGCAATCCTTGATGAGAAGCAAAAGATTTTATCCGGGAAGAAGGCTCTTGCAAAGTAG
- a CDS encoding respiratory chain complex I subunit 1 family protein → MLILKIIVIILLTPIAGGLLTGMDRVITARMQGRQGPPLLQPFYDVLKLIQKEAIEVNLMHRFYVYLSLIFVILTSVILLLGGDILLAVFALTLGSVLFILGGYASNSPYSLIGSERELLQMMAYEPMVLLTGIGFYLADKSFFISDIIKNNIPAIVYLPGMFIGFVYILTFKLRKSPFDFSMSHHGHQEIVQGITTEYSGKDLAVIEITHWYEQIIALVFVFLFFATSHISSIIVGIIVCLLVYFLEILIDNGFARMKWNFALKSAWLVTAVLGSVNLMVLSYFR, encoded by the coding sequence ATGCTGATACTTAAAATAATTGTAATCATTCTATTAACACCGATAGCAGGAGGACTGCTTACGGGCATGGACAGGGTAATTACTGCAAGAATGCAGGGAAGACAAGGTCCGCCTCTGCTTCAACCCTTTTATGATGTATTAAAGCTCATTCAGAAAGAAGCCATAGAAGTTAACCTGATGCACCGTTTTTATGTGTATCTGTCCCTGATCTTTGTAATACTGACCTCAGTAATACTTCTTCTGGGCGGGGATATACTGCTGGCGGTCTTTGCCCTTACCCTGGGTTCGGTACTGTTTATACTTGGCGGATATGCCTCCAACTCGCCTTACAGTCTGATAGGTTCGGAAAGAGAGCTTCTTCAGATGATGGCTTACGAGCCTATGGTACTGCTTACCGGAATCGGTTTCTATCTGGCAGATAAGAGCTTTTTCATTTCTGACATTATTAAAAACAATATACCAGCAATTGTATATCTGCCGGGAATGTTTATAGGTTTTGTATATATACTCACTTTTAAATTGCGCAAATCACCTTTTGATTTCAGTATGTCCCATCATGGGCATCAGGAAATCGTACAGGGAATCACCACAGAGTATTCCGGGAAAGATCTGGCAGTAATTGAAATTACACACTGGTATGAACAAATTATCGCTTTGGTATTCGTATTCCTGTTCTTTGCTACCAGCCATATTTCCAGTATTATTGTTGGCATTATTGTGTGCCTGCTGGTATATTTTCTGGAGATACTTATTGATAACGGCTTTGCCAGAATGAAATGGAATTTCGCTTTAAAGTCTGCCTGGCTGGTTACGGCTGTTTTGGGGTCTGTTAATTTAATGGTATTGTCATATTTCAGATAG
- a CDS encoding NADH-quinone oxidoreductase subunit 5 family protein, which produces MNLITTLILFPLAIAILSFVIRQDKIRNAIVTLGAASIALLTVLVTVRYFGDGITYSYHQEEGISYLIMCLEIIIAGYVLVKSIRDKKYLVTVFAAIQTPLILWFELSAGHHIQIVNQIVYDKLSGIMVLIIGIIGSLICIYAVGYMKDYHHHHKEYAERKSFFLSILFLFLSAMFGLVLSNNLTWLYFCWEVTSLCSFLLIGYTRTEEAKSNSYRALTINLGGGLAFAVAIVFIGLHYDTLELSTLISLEPEAIAMVPVFLMSVAALTKSAQFPFSSWLLGAMVAPTPSSALLHSATMVKAGVYLIIRLAPMLGDSPVGIAVTGIGCATFLLSSLAAVTQSDGKKILAYSTVANLGLIVICASIGSQEALWAAILLIIFHASAKSLMFLCVGSIEHQLGSRNVEDMGDLALVSRKLNLFMFIGIAGMFLAPFGMLISKWVAMKAFIDSRHILAVIVIAYGSAITLFYWTKWMGKLVSGSNRKQEKEHSFSLFEELPIIIHVIIVIVSCFAFPLISDYALVPYLTELFGKDAVIPIGTSDVNLMIMMLAMLIIIPISFIPLYKGDKRRIVPIYMAGENTGDNETFYGGLGEKRKAEMRNWYLSEYFDSKKMLFIGNIIAILILVLGVILLIGGLAQ; this is translated from the coding sequence ATGAACTTAATTACTACACTCATTTTATTTCCATTGGCAATAGCAATCCTCTCCTTTGTTATAAGACAGGATAAAATAAGAAATGCTATTGTAACTTTAGGGGCTGCAAGTATCGCCCTTCTAACCGTTCTGGTAACCGTGAGATATTTCGGAGACGGTATTACTTATTCTTATCATCAAGAAGAGGGAATTTCATACCTGATAATGTGTCTTGAGATTATAATCGCAGGTTATGTTCTTGTGAAGAGCATCAGGGACAAAAAGTACTTAGTGACTGTATTTGCGGCGATACAGACACCTTTGATCCTGTGGTTTGAATTATCCGCAGGACATCATATCCAGATAGTGAATCAGATTGTATATGATAAGCTGTCAGGTATCATGGTACTTATTATTGGTATCATTGGCAGCCTGATCTGTATCTATGCAGTGGGCTATATGAAGGATTACCACCATCACCATAAGGAATATGCAGAGAGAAAATCCTTTTTCCTGTCCATCCTGTTTTTATTTCTCTCCGCTATGTTCGGACTGGTGCTGAGTAACAATCTGACCTGGCTTTATTTCTGTTGGGAGGTTACTTCTCTTTGCTCTTTCCTGCTAATTGGATATACAAGAACAGAAGAGGCAAAGAGCAATTCCTATCGTGCGTTAACCATTAACCTTGGTGGCGGACTTGCTTTTGCCGTTGCCATCGTATTTATTGGATTACATTATGATACCCTTGAGTTATCAACGCTGATTTCTCTTGAACCTGAAGCCATAGCAATGGTGCCGGTCTTCCTGATGTCTGTGGCAGCTCTCACAAAATCTGCCCAGTTTCCCTTTTCCTCCTGGCTCCTTGGAGCTATGGTGGCACCTACACCTTCCTCCGCACTGCTGCATTCCGCGACTATGGTTAAGGCAGGCGTATATCTGATTATCAGACTTGCACCTATGCTTGGGGATTCACCGGTGGGGATTGCGGTAACGGGAATAGGTTGTGCTACCTTCCTGTTAAGCTCACTGGCAGCAGTTACTCAAAGCGATGGCAAGAAGATTCTTGCATATTCCACCGTTGCCAACCTGGGGCTGATTGTTATCTGCGCCAGTATCGGAAGTCAGGAAGCACTTTGGGCAGCCATCCTGCTGATTATCTTCCATGCTTCTGCAAAATCTTTGATGTTTTTGTGCGTGGGTTCCATCGAGCATCAGCTGGGCAGCCGTAATGTAGAGGATATGGGAGATCTGGCATTGGTATCCAGAAAACTGAATCTATTTATGTTTATTGGTATTGCAGGAATGTTCCTGGCACCTTTTGGTATGCTTATCTCTAAATGGGTGGCAATGAAAGCATTTATTGATTCCAGACATATACTGGCTGTTATAGTGATTGCTTACGGCAGCGCCATCACCCTGTTCTATTGGACGAAATGGATGGGTAAACTGGTGTCCGGTTCCAATCGGAAGCAGGAAAAGGAGCATTCGTTTTCCCTGTTTGAAGAACTGCCTATTATCATACATGTCATAATTGTTATCGTTTCCTGTTTTGCCTTTCCGCTTATCTCTGATTATGCGCTTGTTCCCTATTTGACAGAGCTTTTTGGTAAAGATGCGGTAATACCTATTGGTACAAGTGATGTCAACCTTATGATAATGATGCTTGCCATGCTGATTATCATTCCTATTAGTTTTATTCCTCTTTACAAAGGAGATAAAAGAAGAATTGTGCCTATTTATATGGCTGGGGAAAATACCGGAGATAATGAGACCTTCTATGGAGGTCTTGGCGAGAAAAGGAAAGCGGAGATGCGTAACTGGTATCTTTCTGAATATTTTGACAGTAAGAAAATGCTGTTCATCGGTAATATTATCGCAATACTTATACTGGTGCTCGGCGTAATACTTCTAATCGGGGGGCTTGCTCAATAA
- a CDS encoding heparinase II/III family protein, whose translation MVTELEQFLEAYIDKLELSGEELREKEMPWISEELYSLYERTGNRLEFEAVYFERRKYLAVFGMLAVIKRRVKDIRKLEEIMLDICLEECWALPPHVDRINNPVWRKTIDLFAAETAQALSEIIYLLKDEINIAVYESVRDNVLTRVLTPFYRSTAPYSSWEHATHNWCAVCSGSLGSASFYMLKNKPEELEPVIARITDSLAYYLKGFPEDGTCMEGIGYFTYGMTYFTTFAGQLAEYSKGRLNLFKNDKVRRIAEFQQKCYFEEGLSVNFSDSDSHTKYKMGLTLQLALQYETVNLPPILLAGDYDTDPCFRWAAIYRDYIWTKEYIEALKAGAIIERNLHLNAQDTLKDAQWNVMRSKNKAGLAIKGGHNDEPHNHNDIGSFLYVYKKDMFLAELGAGEYTKDYFGNGRYDILCNSSLGHSIPIINGKGQLSGREHACTYFYTDKAFETVINLEKAYEENNIKSIKRSVTFNPEDGSVWLRDDFQCTESTTSIRENLITGIKPEIEKNNILLKKGSSNCRITVEDKDVRIEVKAVLHSDHEGVQQEVYLVQWELPLLKEISSVITINIEEK comes from the coding sequence ATGGTTACAGAGTTGGAGCAATTCTTAGAAGCATACATAGACAAGCTTGAGCTGTCAGGGGAAGAGCTAAGAGAAAAAGAAATGCCCTGGATTTCAGAGGAGCTATATTCCTTATATGAAAGAACGGGCAATCGTCTGGAATTTGAAGCAGTATATTTTGAACGCAGAAAATATCTTGCAGTATTTGGTATGCTTGCTGTAATCAAAAGAAGAGTAAAGGATATCAGGAAGCTGGAAGAGATTATGCTTGATATCTGCCTGGAGGAATGCTGGGCGCTACCGCCTCACGTGGACAGAATCAATAATCCTGTATGGAGAAAGACCATCGATTTATTTGCGGCAGAAACTGCGCAAGCCTTGTCAGAGATCATATACCTGTTAAAGGATGAAATAAACATAGCAGTTTATGAAAGTGTGAGAGATAATGTTTTAACCAGAGTGTTAACACCTTTCTATCGTAGTACTGCACCTTATAGCAGCTGGGAGCATGCGACCCATAACTGGTGTGCTGTCTGCAGTGGTTCGCTGGGCAGCGCCTCCTTTTATATGCTTAAAAATAAGCCGGAAGAATTAGAACCTGTAATAGCACGTATTACAGATTCCCTTGCGTATTACCTGAAAGGTTTTCCGGAGGACGGCACCTGTATGGAAGGGATCGGTTATTTCACATATGGAATGACCTACTTTACAACCTTTGCAGGGCAATTAGCGGAATATAGCAAGGGAAGGCTTAACCTGTTCAAGAATGATAAGGTCAGACGTATAGCTGAGTTTCAGCAGAAATGTTACTTTGAGGAAGGACTTTCCGTTAATTTCTCCGATAGCGACAGTCATACCAAATATAAAATGGGACTTACCTTGCAGCTTGCGCTGCAATATGAAACGGTTAACCTCCCGCCAATTTTACTTGCCGGGGATTATGACACAGACCCCTGCTTCAGGTGGGCAGCTATTTACAGAGACTACATTTGGACAAAAGAGTATATCGAAGCCCTTAAGGCAGGTGCGATAATAGAACGGAACCTGCACCTGAATGCGCAGGATACACTAAAGGATGCCCAGTGGAATGTCATGCGCAGTAAGAATAAAGCAGGCCTTGCTATTAAGGGGGGGCATAATGATGAACCCCATAATCATAATGATATAGGAAGCTTCCTCTACGTCTATAAGAAAGATATGTTCCTGGCGGAGCTGGGAGCTGGAGAATATACCAAGGATTATTTTGGAAACGGCAGATATGACATTCTGTGTAACAGTTCCTTAGGTCACAGTATTCCAATTATAAATGGCAAAGGGCAGTTAAGCGGCAGAGAACATGCCTGCACTTACTTTTATACAGATAAGGCGTTTGAAACTGTAATTAATCTGGAAAAGGCTTATGAAGAGAATAATATAAAAAGTATCAAAAGATCGGTGACTTTTAATCCAGAGGATGGTTCAGTGTGGCTGAGAGATGATTTTCAATGTACTGAGAGTACTACTTCAATCAGGGAAAACCTGATAACTGGTATTAAACCGGAAATAGAGAAAAACAATATCTTATTAAAGAAAGGCTCTTCCAACTGCAGGATTACAGTAGAGGATAAGGATGTAAGAATCGAAGTCAAAGCTGTACTGCACAGTGACCATGAAGGGGTACAGCAAGAAGTATATCTGGTACAGTGGGAATTGCCGCTCCTCAAGGAAATCTCCTCTGTCATAACCATAAATATAGAAGAAAAATAA